A single Micromonospora sp. CCTCC AA 2012012 DNA region contains:
- a CDS encoding DivIVA domain-containing protein → MRNLLNLFRPARQTVSGRPPNGGWYRSEACRPLSVGQVRDRHFRTVRHGLDPVEVHAFLYRVAGDLAIVRRELARTAEENDRIKRALRSWQSRFTPGVR, encoded by the coding sequence ATGCGCAACCTGCTCAACCTGTTCCGGCCGGCACGACAAACGGTGTCGGGGCGACCACCGAACGGTGGCTGGTACCGATCGGAGGCCTGTCGGCCGCTGAGCGTGGGGCAGGTCCGTGACCGGCACTTCCGGACCGTCCGGCACGGGCTCGACCCGGTCGAGGTGCACGCCTTCCTCTACCGGGTGGCCGGGGACCTGGCGATCGTCCGGCGCGAGTTGGCCCGTACCGCGGAGGAGAACGACCGGATCAAGCGGGCGTTGCGGAGCTGGCAGTCGCGCTTCACGCCGGGGGTGCGCTGA
- a CDS encoding VWA domain-containing protein — protein MSILSTTRVRRRWSALAALALVAGLLPLVGPHSATPASAASPTTATLVVNKGGDRTGEQTVGPLAGATFGFYAGTSGAPPSPLPAPDATCTTDATGSCSVDVPGRTGTNQGYWIIEQSAPTGWRVIPSLVTGNGGSAPFQSTPYNRVFTGAVANDQTYTFPVPTTGNSNRTARGALWADERNNPALPAACGLHIALVIDVSGSISGDLPTVKAAANGFVDALTGTPSEIALYTFSTNANAVLNPTPVSDQAGADTVKAAINGLTAGGTTNWDQGIWQVAASPFDYDAAIVLTDGNPTVYGPPPAQGPGNFTRFLEVENGVFSANALKARGTKIIAVGVGAGVSGAPDNLIAISGPVANDDYYQTGYEQLAALFRQLALENCAGTISVVKKVIPPGGTPADALPAGGWTISTSTSGVTPASGVTDTSTGAVNFAVDLGGQTSRPVTLDETVQAGFTPVPQGDFNASCTANGSPATVTNGTGTAFTVDALANGIVSCVILNQAADPVASVVVNKTWVINGQTFPDPTQAPEFQAALSLPGIVEPAWGVEYHDFTAGQAIVVDETINTQLLPPGCTNTASGDLGEQTLDAGLNTFQITNTVTCVTRLQLVKAVDNPYGGTTPPPTAWTLNAYPPGSPTPVISGTTGVVDNVTPDLVYSLGESNVPGFTQTVEQGAVIVPPATGSWNCLLAQPGGPPRGPGPTGADGTVAVQIGQTAVCTATNVAQAAKLTLVKRVENPYGGTATPQDWVLSATPRSRVVIPTITGRSGEPAVTDAQLYPNTPYDLAESGGPAGYEQVGSVRCVLTGTDTVVPTPDNVLTATFAQDVTCTFTNRQLQPPPGQAKLTLVKQVENKFGGTAKPTDWLLSATPPPGSSATAISGRSGEAAVTNAVAVAGVGYTLAESGGPAGYEQLGDVRCVYNDTGEVVPTPDNVLTPVADRSYTCTWRNGQLDPGGAYLTLVKKLVDGKDGWGGSGGPTGGPGGSGGPGGGQGWQGGPSGGGSWGGDGGGKAQPTDWLLSATPLNGATPISGRTGSPAVTDVRVEVGVGYRLAESGGPQGYQQVGPPECVLTGSEESVPVVNGVVTPERGQDITCTFTNRAVKKPAPPWYHGGGHLPVTGLKLTGLIGGGLLAVAGGVALLLVTWRRRRALTV, from the coding sequence ATGTCCATTCTCAGCACGACACGGGTGCGACGCCGCTGGAGCGCGCTCGCGGCGCTGGCGCTCGTCGCCGGCCTGCTGCCGCTGGTGGGGCCGCACAGCGCCACGCCGGCGTCGGCCGCCAGCCCGACCACTGCCACGCTCGTCGTCAACAAGGGCGGTGACCGCACCGGCGAACAGACCGTCGGCCCGCTCGCCGGGGCCACCTTCGGCTTCTACGCGGGCACCAGCGGTGCCCCGCCGAGCCCGCTGCCGGCACCGGACGCCACCTGCACCACGGACGCCACCGGCTCGTGCAGCGTGGACGTCCCCGGGCGGACCGGCACCAACCAGGGTTACTGGATCATCGAGCAGAGCGCGCCGACCGGCTGGCGGGTCATCCCGAGCCTGGTCACCGGCAACGGAGGCAGCGCGCCGTTCCAGTCCACCCCGTACAACCGGGTCTTCACCGGTGCGGTCGCCAACGACCAGACGTACACCTTCCCGGTGCCGACCACCGGCAACAGCAACCGGACGGCGCGTGGCGCGCTCTGGGCCGACGAGCGCAACAACCCGGCGCTACCGGCCGCGTGCGGCCTGCACATCGCGCTGGTCATCGACGTCTCCGGCTCGATCTCGGGTGACCTGCCGACGGTCAAGGCCGCCGCGAACGGCTTCGTCGACGCGCTCACCGGCACGCCGTCGGAGATCGCGCTCTACACCTTCTCGACCAACGCCAACGCGGTGCTCAACCCGACCCCGGTCTCCGACCAGGCCGGTGCGGACACCGTGAAGGCGGCGATCAACGGCCTCACCGCCGGTGGCACCACCAACTGGGACCAGGGCATCTGGCAGGTCGCCGCCTCGCCCTTCGACTACGACGCGGCGATCGTGCTCACCGACGGCAACCCCACGGTGTACGGCCCGCCGCCCGCCCAGGGCCCCGGCAACTTCACCCGGTTCCTGGAGGTGGAGAACGGCGTCTTCTCGGCCAACGCCCTCAAGGCCCGCGGCACGAAGATCATCGCGGTCGGCGTCGGCGCGGGGGTCAGCGGTGCGCCGGACAACCTGATCGCCATCTCCGGTCCGGTCGCCAACGACGACTACTACCAGACCGGGTACGAGCAGCTCGCCGCGCTCTTCCGGCAGCTCGCGCTGGAGAACTGCGCCGGCACCATCAGCGTGGTCAAGAAGGTCATCCCACCCGGCGGCACCCCGGCCGACGCGCTGCCCGCCGGCGGCTGGACCATCTCGACCTCCACCAGCGGCGTCACCCCCGCCAGCGGGGTGACCGACACCTCGACCGGCGCGGTGAACTTCGCGGTCGACCTGGGTGGCCAGACGAGCCGTCCGGTCACCCTGGACGAGACCGTCCAGGCCGGGTTCACGCCGGTGCCGCAGGGCGACTTCAACGCGTCCTGCACGGCGAACGGAAGCCCGGCCACGGTCACCAACGGCACCGGTACGGCCTTCACCGTGGACGCCCTGGCCAACGGGATCGTCAGCTGCGTGATCCTCAACCAGGCCGCCGACCCGGTGGCGAGCGTCGTGGTCAACAAGACCTGGGTGATCAACGGGCAGACCTTCCCGGACCCGACCCAGGCGCCCGAGTTCCAGGCGGCCCTGAGCCTGCCGGGCATCGTCGAGCCGGCCTGGGGGGTCGAATACCACGACTTCACCGCCGGTCAGGCGATCGTGGTGGACGAGACCATCAACACCCAGCTGCTGCCGCCGGGCTGCACCAACACGGCCAGCGGTGACCTGGGCGAGCAGACCCTCGATGCCGGGCTGAACACCTTCCAGATCACCAACACGGTCACCTGCGTCACCCGGTTGCAGCTGGTCAAGGCGGTCGACAACCCGTACGGCGGCACCACGCCGCCGCCCACCGCGTGGACGCTCAACGCGTACCCGCCGGGGTCGCCGACGCCGGTGATCAGCGGAACCACCGGGGTGGTCGACAACGTGACGCCGGACCTCGTCTACTCGCTGGGCGAGAGCAACGTCCCCGGCTTCACGCAGACCGTCGAGCAGGGCGCGGTGATCGTGCCCCCGGCCACCGGGAGCTGGAACTGTCTGCTGGCCCAGCCCGGCGGGCCGCCCAGGGGCCCCGGCCCGACCGGCGCCGACGGCACGGTGGCCGTCCAGATCGGGCAGACCGCCGTCTGCACCGCCACCAACGTCGCGCAGGCGGCGAAGCTGACCCTGGTCAAGCGGGTGGAGAACCCGTACGGCGGCACCGCCACCCCGCAGGACTGGGTGCTGTCGGCGACACCCCGGTCGCGGGTGGTGATCCCGACCATCACCGGGCGCAGCGGGGAACCCGCCGTCACCGACGCCCAGCTCTACCCGAACACGCCGTACGACCTGGCGGAGAGCGGCGGCCCGGCCGGGTACGAGCAGGTGGGCAGCGTCCGGTGCGTGCTGACCGGCACGGACACCGTGGTGCCGACCCCGGACAACGTGCTGACCGCCACGTTCGCACAGGACGTCACCTGCACCTTCACCAACCGGCAGCTCCAGCCGCCGCCGGGCCAGGCCAAGCTCACCCTGGTCAAGCAGGTGGAGAACAAGTTCGGCGGCACGGCGAAGCCCACGGACTGGCTGCTGAGCGCCACCCCGCCGCCGGGCTCCAGCGCGACCGCGATCAGCGGTCGTAGCGGCGAGGCCGCGGTGACCAACGCGGTGGCGGTCGCGGGAGTGGGTTACACCCTCGCGGAGAGCGGTGGACCGGCCGGATACGAGCAGCTCGGGGACGTGCGCTGCGTCTACAACGACACGGGTGAGGTCGTACCGACCCCGGACAACGTGCTCACCCCGGTGGCCGACCGGAGCTACACCTGCACCTGGCGCAACGGCCAGCTCGACCCGGGTGGGGCGTACCTGACCCTGGTCAAGAAGCTGGTCGACGGCAAGGACGGCTGGGGCGGCAGCGGCGGCCCGACCGGCGGCCCGGGTGGCAGTGGTGGCCCGGGTGGCGGCCAGGGCTGGCAGGGTGGCCCGAGCGGCGGCGGGAGCTGGGGCGGTGACGGTGGCGGCAAGGCCCAGCCCACCGACTGGCTGCTCAGCGCGACTCCGCTGAACGGCGCGACCCCGATCAGCGGCCGGACCGGCAGCCCGGCGGTCACCGACGTCCGGGTCGAGGTCGGCGTGGGTTACCGACTCGCCGAGTCCGGCGGCCCGCAGGGCTACCAGCAGGTCGGCCCGCCCGAGTGCGTGCTGACCGGTAGCGAGGAGTCGGTGCCGGTGGTGAACGGGGTGGTCACGCCGGAGCGGGGCCAGGACATCACCTGCACCTTCACCAACCGGGCGGTGAAGAAGCCCGCCCCGCCGTGGTACCACGGCGGGGGCCACCTGCCGGTCACCGGTCTCAAGCTGACCGGGCTCATCGGCGGCGGTCTGCTGGCCGTGGCCGGGGGTGTGGCGCTGCTGCTGGTCACCTGGCGTCGGAGGAGGGCGCTGACCGTCTGA
- a CDS encoding substrate-binding domain-containing protein: MTVRHTRRVFLSAATMMAAALATTACGSPQDTASGGGDTAPVKVGLVYSQSGPLASYGKQYIEGFKAGLDYATKGTGKVGDRKVEVTEVDDAGDPAKAVSAAKDLIGKGTKIIAGSTSSGVALQVAPIAAQNKVLFISGPAATDAVTGANRYTFRSGRQSYQDVVTAKSFIGDAAGKKVVVFAQDGAFGDANEAAVKKVIGGAGATVSSVRAPASATEFTPFASQIKAAKPDLLFVAWAGTTAPAMWQTLDQQGVLASTTVVTGLDIRASWPTFGAAGAKISFLSHYFDGASDTEAAKAAKAKIPGGTLDLFHPDGFAAAQMVVRAVQEGGDDVDKMVKALEGWKFDGIKGPMTIRAEDHALLQPMYQAKLTGSGTAFTATAQKSLTADETAPPVTQMKG, translated from the coding sequence ATGACGGTCCGGCACACGCGGCGGGTGTTCCTCTCCGCCGCCACGATGATGGCGGCGGCGCTCGCCACCACGGCCTGCGGCAGCCCGCAGGACACCGCCTCCGGCGGTGGTGACACCGCCCCGGTCAAGGTCGGTCTGGTCTACTCCCAGTCCGGCCCGCTGGCCAGCTACGGCAAGCAGTACATCGAGGGGTTCAAGGCCGGCCTCGACTACGCCACCAAGGGCACCGGCAAGGTCGGTGACCGGAAGGTCGAGGTCACCGAGGTCGACGACGCGGGCGACCCGGCCAAGGCGGTCTCCGCCGCCAAGGACCTGATCGGCAAGGGTACGAAGATCATCGCCGGGTCCACCTCGTCCGGCGTGGCCCTCCAGGTCGCCCCGATCGCCGCGCAGAACAAGGTCCTCTTCATCTCCGGCCCGGCCGCCACCGACGCGGTGACCGGGGCGAACAGGTACACGTTCCGCTCGGGGCGGCAGTCGTACCAGGACGTGGTGACCGCCAAGTCCTTCATCGGCGACGCGGCCGGCAAGAAGGTCGTCGTCTTCGCCCAGGACGGCGCGTTCGGCGACGCCAACGAGGCCGCGGTCAAGAAGGTCATCGGCGGCGCCGGCGCCACCGTCAGCAGCGTCCGGGCCCCCGCCAGCGCCACCGAGTTCACCCCGTTCGCCAGCCAGATCAAGGCCGCGAAGCCCGACCTGCTCTTCGTCGCCTGGGCCGGCACCACCGCCCCGGCCATGTGGCAGACCCTGGACCAGCAGGGCGTCCTCGCCTCCACCACGGTCGTCACCGGCCTGGACATCCGCGCCTCCTGGCCCACCTTCGGCGCGGCCGGGGCCAAGATCTCCTTCCTCTCGCACTACTTCGACGGGGCCAGCGACACCGAGGCCGCCAAGGCCGCCAAGGCGAAGATCCCCGGCGGGACGCTCGACCTGTTCCACCCGGACGGCTTCGCCGCCGCCCAGATGGTCGTCCGCGCCGTGCAGGAGGGGGGCGACGACGTCGACAAGATGGTCAAGGCCCTCGAAGGGTGGAAGTTCGACGGGATCAAGGGCCCGATGACGATCCGCGCCGAGGACCACGCGCTGCTCCAGCCGATGTACCAGGCCAAGCTCACCGGCAGCGGCACCGCCTTCACCGCCACCGCGCAGAAGAGCCTGACCGCTGACGAGACCGCCCCGCCGGTCACCCAGATGAAGGGCTGA
- a CDS encoding ABC transporter ATP-binding protein, with protein sequence MLATRGLTWRIGEVAIVDSVYLDLAPGEFLGVIGPNGAGKTSLFNLITGLRRPTEGRLLLDGRDVTELPPHRRARLGLGRTFQSSSVFGSLTVRENVRLAVQAHRGGSMKLWRRAAADREVAAAADAALDRVGLHHRGTALAGTLAHGEKRKLEIALLLAGEPRVMLLDEPMAGVSTEDVPELVSVIKSLTGDSGRSVLMVEHHMDVILELADRIAVMHHGALLACDTPDTVMANATVQEAYLGEAL encoded by the coding sequence GTGCTCGCCACCCGCGGTCTGACCTGGCGGATCGGTGAGGTCGCCATCGTCGACTCCGTCTATCTCGACCTCGCGCCGGGGGAGTTCCTCGGCGTCATCGGGCCGAACGGCGCCGGCAAGACCTCCCTGTTCAACCTGATCACCGGCCTGCGCAGGCCCACCGAGGGGCGGCTCCTGCTGGACGGCAGGGACGTCACCGAGCTGCCGCCGCACCGGCGGGCCCGGCTCGGGCTGGGACGTACCTTCCAGTCGTCCTCGGTCTTCGGGTCGCTCACCGTGCGGGAGAACGTCCGGCTGGCCGTACAGGCGCACCGGGGTGGCTCGATGAAGCTGTGGCGGCGGGCGGCGGCCGACCGGGAGGTGGCCGCCGCCGCCGACGCGGCGCTCGACCGGGTCGGCCTGCACCACCGGGGTACGGCGCTGGCCGGCACCCTGGCGCACGGCGAGAAGCGCAAGCTGGAGATCGCCCTGCTGCTCGCCGGGGAGCCCCGGGTGATGCTGCTCGACGAGCCGATGGCCGGCGTCAGCACCGAGGACGTGCCCGAGCTGGTCAGCGTGATCAAGTCGCTGACCGGTGACAGCGGCCGGTCGGTGCTGATGGTCGAGCACCACATGGACGTGATCCTGGAGCTGGCCGACCGGATCGCCGTCATGCACCACGGCGCGCTGCTGGCCTGCGACACGCCGGACACGGTGATGGCCAACGCCACCGTCCAGGAGGCGTACCTGGGGGAAGCCTTGTGA
- a CDS encoding ABC transporter ATP-binding protein, protein MSESILSVEGLSVRIAGLHILQGVSFDVAPTGVTVLLGRNGVGKTTTLRAIVGLTPRNGEVRGTVRMGAQSLLARPTHRLVRGGLGYVPEDRCVFAGLTVAENLRLAERRGTTPAYDKVFALFPELDRRGRQRAGSLSGGQQQMLAIGRVLLNDNRLLLVDEPTKGLAPKVVTEVAEVLERVAESVPVLLVEQNLAVVRRLARDAVVLSAGRVAWAGNARELLLETALTKSLLGVGASEVHS, encoded by the coding sequence GTGAGTGAGTCGATTCTCAGCGTCGAGGGCCTGTCGGTGCGGATCGCCGGGCTGCACATCCTCCAGGGGGTGTCGTTCGACGTCGCGCCGACCGGGGTGACCGTGCTGCTCGGCCGCAACGGCGTCGGCAAGACCACCACGCTGCGCGCGATCGTCGGGCTCACCCCCCGCAACGGCGAGGTGCGCGGCACCGTGCGGATGGGCGCGCAGAGCCTGCTGGCCCGCCCCACCCACCGGCTGGTCCGCGGTGGGCTCGGCTACGTGCCGGAGGACCGCTGCGTCTTCGCCGGACTCACCGTCGCGGAGAACCTGCGGCTCGCCGAACGGCGGGGCACCACCCCGGCGTACGACAAGGTCTTCGCGCTCTTCCCGGAGCTGGACCGGCGCGGACGGCAACGGGCCGGTTCGCTCTCCGGCGGGCAGCAGCAGATGCTCGCCATCGGCCGGGTGCTGCTCAACGACAACCGGCTGCTGCTGGTCGACGAGCCGACCAAGGGGTTGGCGCCGAAGGTGGTGACCGAGGTGGCGGAGGTGCTGGAACGGGTGGCCGAGTCGGTGCCGGTGCTGCTGGTCGAGCAGAACCTGGCGGTGGTCCGCCGGCTCGCCCGGGACGCCGTGGTGCTCTCCGCCGGCCGGGTGGCCTGGGCGGGGAACGCCCGGGAGTTGCTGCTGGAGACGGCGCTGACGAAGTCCCTGCTCGGTGTCGGCGCCTCGGAGGTGCACTCATGA
- a CDS encoding branched-chain amino acid ABC transporter permease, with product MSTVILLTLTGLGLAALYFLVASGLSLVFGLADVLNFAHGLFLGVGAYATWWAAGNLPGAGPDGFGFVLAVVFGVLAGALVAVLVELVLIRPLYSRTIEQVLVTVGLSLAGVALLQATWGADARTFPRPAWTRDVTAVLGANVPNAGLLLIVAAVLVLGALLAFLRWTRYGLVIRAGVENREMVTALGIDVRKAFTLVFAIGGAAAALAGALGGVYFGTVSPGQGGSLLIFAFIVVVIGGMGSVVGSAYAAVAVGLLQQFVNYYGTSGLGDICVVGLLAVVLLLRPQGFAGKVATA from the coding sequence ATGAGCACGGTCATCCTGTTGACGCTGACCGGGCTGGGTCTGGCGGCGCTCTACTTCCTGGTCGCCTCCGGGCTCTCCCTGGTCTTCGGTCTCGCCGACGTGCTCAACTTCGCGCACGGCCTCTTCCTCGGCGTTGGCGCGTACGCGACCTGGTGGGCGGCGGGCAACCTGCCCGGTGCCGGCCCGGACGGCTTCGGCTTCGTGCTGGCCGTCGTCTTCGGTGTGCTCGCCGGTGCGCTGGTGGCGGTGCTGGTCGAGCTGGTGCTGATCCGCCCGCTCTATTCCCGCACCATCGAGCAGGTGCTGGTCACCGTCGGGCTGTCGCTGGCCGGGGTGGCGCTGCTCCAGGCCACCTGGGGTGCCGACGCGCGGACCTTCCCGCGCCCCGCCTGGACCCGGGACGTGACCGCCGTCCTCGGCGCGAACGTGCCGAACGCCGGCCTGCTGCTGATCGTCGCCGCGGTGCTGGTGCTCGGCGCGCTGCTCGCCTTCCTCCGCTGGACCCGCTACGGCCTGGTGATCCGGGCCGGGGTGGAGAACCGGGAGATGGTCACCGCGCTCGGCATCGACGTGCGGAAGGCGTTCACCCTGGTCTTCGCCATCGGCGGGGCGGCCGCCGCGCTGGCCGGGGCGCTCGGCGGCGTCTATTTCGGCACCGTCTCGCCAGGGCAGGGCGGCTCACTGCTGATCTTCGCCTTCATCGTGGTGGTGATCGGCGGGATGGGCTCGGTCGTCGGGTCCGCGTACGCGGCGGTCGCGGTGGGGCTGCTGCAACAGTTCGTCAACTACTACGGCACGTCCGGCCTGGGTGACATCTGCGTGGTCGGGTTGCTCGCCGTGGTGCTGCTGCTGCGTCCGCAGGGCTTCGCCGGAAAGGTGGCAACGGCATGA
- a CDS encoding branched-chain amino acid ABC transporter permease — translation MTDSVVEAPPARVPDELTPGRARWHGLRPFLPLVALVVAAIVPYSTVNLPGVFDGPLNSPGTLQLLAICLVFGGLAAGYDLLFGRTGMLSFGHALYFAAGVYGTDVLVTRAGLPLWQAALLTVAGGTILAALLGAVALRTVGIAFAMVTLAFAQVGAILVARDFGGLTGGEEGLPLDVSGLPAALVGVTNTVNLYWLALAYLTLVVFVVHRVSGSPTGRVLAGLRDDERRIGVLGLDPYRFKLVAFTLSGGLATAGGVVYCLIVGGASPHVTSSELTLSLLVMVVLGGPGTRWGPVLGGILYMYLDHRLTAFGTSDTVNSLPAILSHPLSQPLFVLGTVFILAVYFFPGGLASLKSRLTPLLTSLHRRP, via the coding sequence ATGACCGACTCCGTGGTGGAGGCGCCCCCGGCGCGGGTGCCCGACGAGCTGACCCCGGGACGGGCCCGCTGGCACGGGCTGCGGCCGTTCCTGCCGCTGGTCGCGCTGGTGGTGGCGGCGATCGTGCCGTACTCGACGGTGAACCTGCCGGGCGTCTTCGACGGGCCGCTCAACTCACCGGGCACCCTGCAACTGCTCGCCATCTGCCTGGTCTTCGGCGGGCTCGCCGCCGGCTACGACCTGCTCTTCGGCCGGACCGGGATGCTCTCCTTCGGGCACGCCCTCTATTTCGCCGCCGGTGTCTACGGCACCGACGTGCTGGTCACCCGGGCCGGGTTGCCGCTGTGGCAGGCGGCGCTGCTCACCGTCGCCGGCGGGACGATCCTCGCCGCGCTGCTCGGCGCGGTGGCGCTGCGTACGGTCGGGATCGCCTTCGCCATGGTGACGTTGGCCTTCGCGCAGGTCGGGGCGATCCTGGTGGCCCGGGACTTCGGCGGGCTCACCGGGGGCGAGGAGGGGCTGCCGCTGGACGTCTCCGGGCTGCCGGCCGCCCTGGTCGGGGTGACCAACACGGTGAACCTCTACTGGCTGGCGCTGGCGTACCTGACGCTGGTGGTCTTCGTGGTGCACCGGGTCAGCGGCTCACCCACCGGGCGGGTGCTGGCGGGGCTGCGCGACGACGAGCGGCGGATCGGGGTGCTGGGGCTCGACCCGTACCGGTTCAAGCTGGTCGCGTTCACCCTCTCCGGCGGGTTGGCCACGGCCGGCGGGGTGGTCTACTGCCTGATCGTGGGCGGCGCGAGCCCGCACGTCACGTCGTCCGAGCTGACCCTGTCCCTGCTGGTCATGGTGGTCCTCGGCGGCCCCGGCACCCGCTGGGGCCCGGTGCTCGGCGGCATCCTCTACATGTACCTCGACCACCGCCTCACCGCCTTCGGCACCAGCGACACGGTGAACAGCCTCCCGGCGATCCTCAGCCACCCCCTCAGCCAGCCCCTCTTCGTCCTCGGCACCGTCTTCATCCTCGCCGTCTACTTCTTCCCCGGCGGCCTGGCCAGCCTCAAATCCCGCCTCACCCCCCTCCTCACCTCCCTCCACCGCCGCCCCTGA
- a CDS encoding SDR family NAD(P)-dependent oxidoreductase: MGERLAVVSGGGTGIGAAVVRGLVIDGYDVIIVGRRGEVLRETAERISWESGRSSAVQAVVADLTDPAQVAGVVAAVGERTVDAVVNNAGGYLGGDTDTLVDVAAWWRANLDANVLTAVLLTEALLPALRRPGGRVVLVGSIAAQRGGAGPYSAAKAALHGWAYDLAARLGNEQITVNVVSPGYVADTEFFGDRMTPEGHAARVAATLVGRAGEPDDIAAAVRYLVGPSAGYVTGQVLGVNGGSVLGR, encoded by the coding sequence GTGGGGGAGCGGTTGGCGGTTGTCAGTGGGGGTGGGACCGGGATCGGGGCGGCCGTCGTGCGGGGGCTCGTGATCGACGGGTACGACGTGATCATCGTGGGGCGGCGGGGGGAGGTGCTGCGGGAGACCGCGGAGCGGATCTCGTGGGAGAGCGGCCGGTCGTCGGCGGTTCAGGCGGTGGTCGCCGACCTCACCGATCCCGCGCAGGTGGCCGGGGTGGTGGCGGCGGTCGGCGAGCGGACCGTGGACGCGGTGGTGAACAACGCCGGTGGCTACCTGGGCGGGGACACCGACACCCTGGTCGACGTGGCCGCGTGGTGGCGGGCCAACCTCGACGCCAACGTGCTGACCGCCGTCCTGCTGACCGAGGCGCTGCTGCCGGCGCTGCGGCGGCCCGGTGGGCGGGTCGTCCTGGTCGGCTCCATCGCCGCCCAGCGCGGCGGGGCCGGGCCGTACTCGGCGGCGAAGGCGGCGCTGCACGGCTGGGCGTACGACCTGGCCGCCCGGCTCGGCAACGAGCAGATCACCGTCAACGTGGTCAGCCCCGGCTATGTCGCCGACACCGAGTTCTTCGGCGACCGGATGACGCCGGAGGGGCACGCCGCCCGGGTGGCGGCCACCCTCGTCGGCCGGGCCGGCGAGCCGGACGACATCGCGGCGGCCGTCCGCTATCTGGTCGGCCCCTCCGCCGGCTACGTCACCGGGCAGGTGCTCGGCGTCAACGGCGGCTCCGTCCTCGGCCGCTGA